In the genome of Arachis stenosperma cultivar V10309 chromosome 6, arast.V10309.gnm1.PFL2, whole genome shotgun sequence, the window CCGAAAACAAAAGAATCACAATGATACATTGATACCCATACCCTATTCGAAAAATAGTCAACCAAGAAGCCAAAATTATGATTCTTAGAAATGTGAGGTTCCCCAACAGGGTGACAAAAAACCCACTCCAACAGAGGCAACAAAGCACATAGAAAAATAACTACAAAACTAAAAAGAACTTCTGGGATTTTGCTTTTCAGATGAAGTCCTAAATGGCTCAGAGCCAAAGCCAGAGCCAGAACCAAAGGCATCCGAGTCATCAAATGCTGAAAAGCCTCGAACATGATCAAAATCCATACTGCTGCGGCCTGAATCAAATTGCGCAGGTAAAGTGCTGCTATCCTGTGCTCGGAAAGAATCGAATCTCGACATGCTGTCAAAACCACTTTCCAACCACTCTTTGGGCCTTTGTGGAGAGCTGCCGGAGCTGAAAAGTGGTGAGTTTGGAACAGAATCGTCAAAACTGAATGCGCCACTCTTTGGGAAAGGATCACCACCCTGTTCTGAACCTGTTTTAATTGTGCCAAAGCCGAGATCGCCAGAACCAAAGAAATAGTCGTCTCCGACTCCCTCAACATCTCTCCCCTGTAGAAACAAACATCCTAACGTGATCAGCAGACTGCTAGAATTTGTTCAAACATGTGCCAGCAAATGGAAATGTTAAAATTTAAGGAAACTTTGAATAACATATAGATGGTAATTATAAAACTAGACCGAAACCGGCGCATTGCACGGCTAATGGGAATTTagaaaggaaaggaaagaaTTTTGCTATGACAATATATAAGCGGCGAGAATCTGCATACCTGCTTCGTGGTGCTACTGGCATTGAACCCCCAAACTGAGTCAATATCATCATTAGTGTCGAAGGTTCCCCAATTTGGTTCGTCAAATATTTTCTCGCTGGAAAAGAGAGGCTTGTCTCCACCATGATCACTGCATGCAAGATTATATAAGCAATTGTTTCACAAGATCATAACATCATATCCGGTGAAACAAAACATATGAAATGAGGCATATCAGTATCCATTTAGAAATAATATGGTGGATTTGAAGTCCATATCATGCACAAAACCATAATAAATTCACATAAAGCCAAGCAAGATTTCCACTACATCCATTGGCTTAAAGATAATGTACACTGTAACCATTTCACCCTATACTTCTTAATTTTCTATACTTTGGCATGTAAGACCTATATTACAATTAGGAATTAGTACTGGTGCGGCAGAGCCTGAAAAACTGCAAGGCTGAACCATGAAGATTTTATGCCAATTGAATAAGATTCATTACAAAGTTTCTAATCAGAGTCCCGAGAgtttttaacaataataaatatcatttttgctgtaatgatgatgatgatggtagTAATCGTCTAAATGCCAAAATACCAAGACCTTCCAAAGGCACAGAACCTTCATGATCATCAAAATTAATGATACATCCACTAATTTTACAGCAAAATCAGAAACTGACCAGCATACAGAAAACTGAGATGCGAAACCATACCTTTGGGTTTCTTGTATGCTATCTTGGTCATGGAGCGAGCGATCTTCACCAGCAGCAGTCTTTCCAATGTCAGAGTCAGAAAAGGCCCTCTGGGGGCTTCCAATAAAGCTCGTAGCAAACGGTGTATTAGGAGCGGATTTTGCAGACCTATCTTCACTTTTCTTATGAACGGATTCATTGTCAACTTCTTGTTCATCTGTGGTCTGGGCTTTTTCTGACTCATTATCACTCTTAGGTGAACCTGTAACTTTGGGACTGTTAATTTCTGAATCTTTCTGTTTCACAGACGATGGCAACTTTTGTTTTGGAGGTGCAATGATGTTCTGCACATCAAGTGTGAGTTCCTGGACAAGAGCGAATTCTGCTAATGGAGAAATAAAGTAATAGCAGTTAAACCATAATCTATTCGCAGTCACCTGAACTATATAACTCAAAATTTATCCCTCAGAAAGAATAATGATCAACAATGACCTTTCCATAACCTTATGTAAAGATAcctaaaaatttaatataataaatataccTTTATCTTCAAGCTTATCCCAATCTTCATCCCAGTCAGCAGCTCCTTCCTGGATACCAGGTTGCCAACCTTAAAAGGAAAAAATTGAGTGACACCAGAGAATATAAGAATAACTTGACATGAATGCAATGCaattactttttcaaaataaaagagcTAGTTGAAGAGAACACATGGAACTCCTGGCAACCACAAAGAAAGGAgaaataacaaagaaaacaagTAAAAGGGGATATCAATAGGCAAACTATACACTTAGCGAGAGAACAAACactaaggtagcgtttggtggagagacagagacagaaagactgagactgagagacagagactaagagacagggattgaaacaaatctcagtattctgtttggtgcaaaatgggagacaggaattgaaacaagaatgaaactctaatttaatttgcacaaagggtaaaattggaattaattaattgaaatgaaagtattttaggtataaaatgttattaaagtttcagtcttcatctctaaaaatttcagtcccctgtgtccctactttttggaggtactgaaatactgaaattttggagacagagacagaaattttagtaccagtctctgaactaacaaacacAACACTGAGTCTCAatctctcagtctctgtctcagtacctgaaaacaaacgctacctaagtGACTTCATTCTACATGAATGGAAACAGTTTTTGTAATCTTATTCGATATAGTGGAAAAAATGCAACTGCAAGAAACAGAAAACCACAATTAAATGCCCTTTTATAAAAGAAGAAATCTACATAgtcaagaaaaaaaatgcataGAGCAGGATAGGACTCCACACACACAAAAGTGAAAACATTAAAAACAATTCGAACAAGCAAGAAAATCAGTGTAACAAAGCTTCAAACTCCCTCAGCATCTGTTAAAGAAGCCCATATAAAAAAGGTCATATGCTTTACACCAAAAAGGGTCACTATGCTACTTTTAGTTTGTGTCTTCTTGATGATTTAAGAGAAATATATACAAGGTGTGTAGCTTATATTGCATAACGTCCCCAGAATATTAGTGGGTTACAAGTCTGCCCTCCTTTTCATAGAATGAATGCATTTATCCATCATTTGACAAGAACTACATCAGCAACTATGACAAATAACCACAATTGTCAATGCAATGATGCATCATTACATTTCATTGGaaattgataataataataataataataataataatatacacgggaaaacattttttttttacgaTAGGTGAGAGTTTATGAGATTATAGAGTCTGTCCATGCATATCAATGACAAGAAAATTGATGAAGGTTACACAAGAAAAGCTGCAAAAATATGTTAAATGCCACCTGATTGAGCAACCTCTTTTAGTTGCAATGGTTGATGTGATATTCATCATGATTTAAAAACAGTATTCAACAACTAAAGACTACTTCTAAGCTTGATATCAAcaacaaaagaacaaaataaaagcaGCAATTCGAAATAATAAAGTTATAGACATCCAAAATACTAGAGAATTACTAAAAGGATAATAACACATAAATTAGAAATTACCAAAGGGTAGTTCCACTAGTGTTGTTGCCTTTGCACGTAATCCATACTTCTTACACCGCTCATTTAGAGATTTTACCAGTTCATCAAGCTCTGATTGGATACGATCAGCATGGGCCTGAATTTTTTATGACTCAAATGAGATACGAAAATAATTTCTCAAGATTGATATACATGCTTGGTAAATATCAAAATCTACCTGTAATGAACCATCAGCATTTCCATCTTGTTCCATCTTGGCAATTGCTTGAtacaattcaaattttttctcctgcaaatcaaataaagaaataGTTTGACAGTATTTAAGAAAATAGGCTAGTAATAACAAGCTTTTAACACATGCTATCAATTGAAGAGAAATCTGTATCTCATTGCACCTGTATATCACGAAATGTGGCTTCCTCAGTAGTTAACTTGGATGATACATCTCCAACTTGCTTATACTTATCTTCATACTTTTTTGCTAGAATCTCAACCTGAATTgataaattgagaaaatgataATACGATTTGGAAACAAAAAGAACACAGGTAATTCTAAAGAAAGATACCTCACGCTTGTCAGCTGATATTCTTTCTATGACCTCATTAAGACGATTGTCACATCTACTCTTGTACAGAACCTTTGAcagaaaaagaacaagaaaccttttcaaaaagagaaatgaaaagcaaaaacgaaaattaaggTGGCACTAGATTAAACCACAAATAGTATGTGAAATTGGAAGAAGGAAGTTTTCTACAAATTATTCTCTTCTCAGTAAccgaaatttttatatagaCAAAAAGAAGTGTAAGCTGTGCAAGCAATATAACATGCCTATTTCCTAGGTATTCAGTATTCACTTCAGTCTTTTTAACTGACATTTTGAGGACACAAATGGTCCATAATATCTGTCATCTCCCACATATCAACGAAGCATTTGCAAGTATATTTCCCCATTCATAACATTCCAAACTCACTTACAATCAAGACATGTAGATAGAAATAAATAGAATCAATTAATATGCTGAAAATTGAACAAGGATATTTTAGGAAGAATATTTCATAATTATACATTGATTGTCCCTAGGCATATGGCTAAAGTTACAGATAAAAAGGATGGAGGGagtattttcttttcttttttttttctttggtcagTATTGTATCTGGAGTAGTAGCCAAAAGCTGAAAGATGGGGGATTGTCATCTATTAATTAGAAATATCAAAAAGCAACATAACAAGCACTTAGAGGACCATTCTAGAAGCccattaataaataataatatagcCGATGCATATTGTGTATTTTTAAAGCTTTGCATGGTGAAGTTTCTGGCTTCTTAGCAACATCACTTCTTCCTTAAGTGAGCAAGAAACTGTGGTGTCACAAGAATTTCCTACCAAATTACATTTCagtgtttaatttttataattactaGCTTCAAGCCTTCAACGATATGCTAATGGTATAAAGCCCAGCCCCAAATGGAATGAACCGTTTAATCTAGAGAAGACACAACAAACTATGTATATATTAAAAGGCACAGACTAGAGTTTTAATAAGATATAAAGGaaggaaggaagaaagaaagaaaaatactCACAAGTTCCTGCATTTTTGCACGGCAGAATTCTATTTTCTCTCTGGACTCTGCAATTTCTTTCTCTAGAGCTTCCACCTGTGGTTAGCAAAGGAATACATAATAATTACCTGCCTTCAATTTGAAACACAATAGAGCATAATCATGTACACGGAGGCTGACATAATGATATGCATGCCACAAAAGACTATTTAGAAACTTTCCATTCTGTCTTCAGAGATACTACTGACacctaataattttaatattgcAACCATCATTAGCATAACAGATAAAGAGAAGAAGCATACTTCATGACATCAtgttgaaattaaaatataactcACATTGTCATTTCACCACATCCCACAATAAGTTGGTTTTATATGACCATGGAAAAATACAGAAAGAGTTGCTTTTCCAGTTTTCATGaaactaaattaatatataaggAATGGTAGTTGGATAATAGATACACAAAATACAGGTAGCTATGAAAGAGATGTAACTTGTGCAAACTTTTCcatcaagaaaaataaagaatctGCAGTAAATTAGTGGAatccaaaatttaaaagtagaaccatcaaaatataaaaatacagcCGATAAGCTGTAGTTCTAATTGTCAATGTCACTGTCCAGGACCATGCACTTTCTAATATGTCCAAACAAATGCGAAATTTATCGAACAACAATATTAGGAAATGCAAGAAACAAAATTGGAGTGGTTACCTTCTTATCAGCTTCTGATGCTTCTTGAaactttaaattaattttattttgctCATCTGAACTGAGCTGATTAATGAGGTGCTTCTCCAGCACTGGAACTCGGGGTTTCTGCTGTTTCTGAGGTGCTTCATCGGGCAGCGGAACAGGAGCCGACCTTGGTGGCCGGGCTGCAGTTGGGTTCACTTGTCGAGCACCGGGGCCACTCATCCCTTGCTGTTGTTGAAAACCTTCCATAGATACAAAACATGGTATAGAGAAAAATACTAGTGAATACTTctcaaatatataaataattatgtaaTTGTGCGCACccatgtgtgtgtgtgtgtgtgagagagagagagagagagggagacaGAGACGGAGAACTAGTAATTCTTGGACATTCACCTGATGGATTTCCCCAAGTTACAGAACTGTGCTGAGGGGCAGGTTGACCAGGAGATGATAAATCAGGGAGAATGTTGCTTGGCAGTACTCCTGGAAGAGCACGTCCTTCCCTATGCCGCTCCATTAGGTACAGTGCAACACAAAACTCCCTTTGGGAAAGCATGCTATCATTATCTTGATCGGATAAATCCCAAACCTGCTTTAAAACCTCTGGAAAATATAAACACATTGTAGAGCTCGTAATCAGGAATTAGCAAGCCGTTGACATAGACTTTAAAACTAGAACAATAGAAAAGGTATTGCTTGcaacaacaaaaattaaaggCAAATGCTATCAAATGCAAATCAATCACACTTAAGCTGACAGCTCATGGAATagagaagaaaagataaagaaagcACTTAAATTCTCATTTCCAAGAAAGAACAGCGGTATAAGAAAGATATACCCCGCGGTAATTTCCAGCTAAGGAACAAGTTTCGGGCTTGCTCCCCGGTGATTTTCCCATCTCTATCAGTGTCTACTGCCACAAATACTTTCGTATATTTCTGAATATCAGTGGGAGTCATCCTTGGCCAAGGAGACTGGGAAGCAGAATCCTGCAACCTCACTGGATGTCCAGGTGGATTCACTATATTATGTGTTTGGACCGAGGCATGCTGATTCTGTGGCCGGACCTGCGGAAGCTGTGCACGAACATGCTGAGCTGCGAGTGGGGTCTGCAAAGACTCAGTGGAGCTAGTCCTAACCGGCTGTTGGTTCCCTCCAGAAACAGGAACAGTAGCTGGTGAAAGTGGTGAACTTCCTTGTGTAGGAGAATCTTTCCTGGGCTGAAATGTGCTTGCAGAGAACACATCCCCTCCAAAAAACGCATCAGAAGCAAAACCGTTCCCCGAAGTAACCACCAATTTAGAATCCTTAGCGGCTTGATCAGATGACTTAGTGCCAGACGCAGGGTATTGTCCAGCTGCCAGTGCAACATTTGATCCAGAAACCCCCTGAGTAGATGTTGGACTACTTCCTCTAGGTGGCATTGGAGAGGATGTTACTGCCGGAACTCCACGGATACCTTGAGTGGCAGTACCAGGTGCCAGATTAGAAGCAGTAGCAGAGACATTTTGCGGCGGAGGCGGCCTCACTAACTGACTTCCCTGGGAAGGAAGATTTTGGTGGTTTCCACCTAAAATTGGAACTGGCCCCCTTGGTCCAACATTTTGATGCGGTAGAGAACTCTGTGTTGCAGGTGCAGGTGCAGGTGGGTGGGGTGCAACTGCAACAGGGGCAGTAAAGTTGATTTGAGGTGGAGGTATTTTAGATGAAGCTGGACCATATAATGCAGCTTTGACTATTTCAGGAGTAAGATCTCGTTTGCTTTGTGCCACAGTGACAAGCTTAAGGGCGTTGTAAAACTCTGCCCTATCGAGGAACCCACTTTGGCTTTGATTTGCAAAAGCCCAAATCTACACAATTGGCGTAACAGAACTCACTAAGGATGAAATTCAAAAGCGCGGGAATCATGGCGGTTAACATATTAAGAAATGAAGCTGGGGTTTCGATGTGTTACCTGAGCCAGGACCGGCTTCGGTAAACCGGAGCCTTGGAAGAACGAGACGGCTTCGACGCCACTGATGCGGCCGTCGCGGTCCAAATCGGCGCGCCCGAAATACGCATCGAAGAGATCCACGTTCGAAGCTCCCGATTGCGATGGCGATGGCGATGGTGTTGTCATTCTTTCGGAGATCACAATTCAACGATCAACTCGAAGCTGCAAATGAATTCGTATGTGGCACCATACACATGATTTGTAGATGAAGTCACTCTCAGATACAGATCAATCCACTTCCCTCGTTTCGAATCGCGAATACTCTAAAATCGCCTCTCAATTCCCGTTTCCGCTTAACGGACAATCTTAATCGCTTTTCGTTTccatttgttttcaaaaataccATTGCCTCTGAATTTTGTCTCCGTTTCCCTTTTTTGTTTCTTCCGTCACCGATGGATTTTGTTTGCGTTTTAAGAGAATAACTAGTTTCGCACGTGTCGTTTTAATTTTCagttatttaatatatttttttgagtaAATGGTCAAATTAGTTCTTAAAATATCATTCGTTCTTTAAATtagttctttaattttttttaaattaaattcgTCTTTTAAACATTTTAAACTAGTCAATCATTTTATTTGTTGATGGAGTCAAAATTTACTAATATGATACATTAAGTGATACTCCAACAAATACCTAAAAGTCTTAATTGACtattaacataataaatttataaaattaaattaaatcaaaaccTAATTGTGGAAAAAATATGAAACATTGAAATCTctcaatttaaaattaattttatctaatttcataaactaATAATGTTAATAATCAATTAAGACTTTTAAATGTGTGTTGAGATGTCACTTAACATCTCACATTAGTAAATTTGGacactaaaaaaattaacatgactaatttaaaatttttaaataataaatttaattaaaaaattttaagtattaatttaaccatttactctattttttttcatttttatttttatagtgGAGTGAAAGCCAATTTGATCCCTATTTGTTTCTTCAAAGGAAAATGTGACCTCTATTAAAAGAAAGGTCCATAAAGtcatgtttaaaaaaaaataaaactaaaaagatagaaattaaaataaattttaatattttatttaatttaaaataaaaatagaaattaaaatatttaaaattattaaaatatttttattaattaagaaaataaaaaaattttaaacttagTCATCCGTtctctctttctatttcttgttttgtcaTTATCGTTATCTTTATTATCTGTAAACTTTGttgtttgtcatcactaataACGAAAAGTCATTATTCTTTTATATTTCATTTATGCtttattgttcttttttatTGTGTTATGTTGATTATTCAGGTTGTGTTGTGTTAAATCTATTTTTACTTACTACTGTATTGATTACTGAAAAAGGGATGGTGGCGGTTGAAAAACATGAAGACGGTGATGGTTGGAAGAGAAGGGAACGATGATATTTGAAAAAGGAGAGATGGTGGTTGTGGGAGGgtataattagaatttaaaaggttaaataagaatatttttagaaaaaaatattattaaaatttcagttttttgtgttcacattttttaaattgaaattttagttTCAATTTCAGGACAACAAACATAATATTGAGTGAACATTACTAAATTTTCTGTTATGAAAAAATATGATCCTTCCGTCATGATGTCTAAGGAATTGTTGGAGTTTGGGGAGATCCCTAACATTTCATAATTTCAAAGGGATTTGTAGATCTTACTCCCCCGAAGTTAGTTTTATCTGTGAAACAAAAAATCAGCTTCGTCAAGTGGAGAACAAGTTAAGGACATGTGATTTTGGTGATTGATTTTTATGTAATCCTAATGGTACATCGAGTGGCCTTGCATTGACATGGAAAGAGGGCACTGATGTGGTGGTAACGAACTCGggtgaatttttttattgttgcaAAAATCAATGATGTTACTAGGCAATGGGGACTAATTGATGTTCATTTTAGCAGCATAGAACATATTTGACTTCAGCAATTTGAACAGATCAAACCTATATTGCAACAGTTTCAAGGTAAAACCATCATTCTTAGTGACTTTAATGCTATAAAGAATACCCAGGAAAAGGAAGGAGGATGTTTGGCTTCGGACCCTTCTATGACAGCATTCAATAGCTTTATAGATGACAATAGTTTACTGAACTTGGGAATGGTGGGTAGACCGTTCACTTGGTCAGGTCAGGAGCTTATTCAAGAGCGGCTTGACAGAGTGTTAGCAACATTGGATTGGTGTGCTTCTTATCCTACAGCTACAGTAATCAGACTCCAAGGAGACAACTCAGATCACGCCTCTTTACTGCTAGATTTTAATCCCATATGGAGAAAACAAAAACGCATGTTTAAATTCCAGGAGTGATAGTGTTGGAATGCTGAGGTAAGAGCAATAGTTGAGGAGTCATAGAAAACTGAAATTGTGGGATCCCCTATGTTCGTTCTTGCTCAAAAACTAAAGAGGTGCAGACACTCGCTTGTGCGATGGCAGCAAACCTCTCGGTCTAATTCCCTGCAACAAATCCGAGAACTCAAAAACCGATTGGAAGAATTGAGAGCCTCTGGAATTCAAAGGGGTAAGCAGGTTCTGAAGATTGAAAAGCAGCTAGAGATGACCTACCTAAATGAGAAAAGTTACTAGAATGACAAGTCAAGAATAAAGTAGTTAAAAATTGGGGACCGTAACACCAAGTCCTTCCATCAATTTGCTTGAGTCAGATGCCGTAGCAACTAGATTTGGAGTTTGGTTGGTGAAAACGGGGAGGTGGCAAACTCAAACAAGGGTATTGCGAGAGTAGCGAAGGAATATTTCAAAAGTATTTTCTCAGCCTCTCCCACTCTTGATCCGAGCCAAGACTTTGAAGAGTTAGAACCGAAGGTTACCCCAGGTATGAATAAAAAACTTCTTATGCTTATTTTTATGGAGGAGGTTAAACGAGCAGCATTTAGTGTGTATCCATAGAGCGCCCCGGAGATGACGAGTTTACATCTAAATTTTTCACGCATTCTGGAGCATTATGGGTGGAGATTTTTTTTCAGCTGTGAAGAGTTTTTTCACAGGAGGCAGATTACTCAGAAGTTGTAATCACACACAAATCTGTCTTATTCCTAAGGTTCTCGGTGCCAAAGACATATCCCAGGTGAGACCTATCAGCTTCTCTATAGTAGTCTACaagattattttaaaaatccttgTTCATAGACTGCAAAATATTATGAATCTCTTAGTTACTCTGAACCAGAGTGCCTTCTTGAAAGGTAGACTGATTTCGGACAATGGTCTTATTGCGCACAATGTTATGCATTACTTAAAAATGAAGAGATCCGGGGATGTAATTGAGATGGCCATTAAACTTGATATGAGTAAAGCGTATGATTGCGTGGAATGGCCTTCTCTTTGGTTGTGATGGAAATATTAGGGTTTGATGCAAGATGGATTAGGTGGATTCAAGAGGTTGTTACGACGGTTTCTTACTCTGTTGTTGTAGAAGGTCAACTATTTGGCTATTTCAGACCAAGTAGAGATATCCGGCAAGGTGATCCTCTCTCGccatatctttttcttttttgtgcgGAAGGTCTCTCCTTTTTGCTACACAAAGCACAGCAAAACAAGAGTTTAAAAGGGATTCAAATTAATAGAAGGTGCCCGACTGTAAACCACCTCCTCTTTGTTGACGACTCTATCCTCTTTTGTAAAGCTTCTCCTAACTATTATGATCGTATCCTAGACCTACTGGGTGATTATGAAAAGTTTAGTGGACAAACAGTCAACCTAAATAGGTCGGCTATTTTCTTTAGCAAATCCTTAAGATATCAGAATTTTACTGGCTGAGAATTTAAATATCCGACATATTGGGTCCCAAGATAAGTATCTGGTTCTTCCTTCTACGGTTCATAGATAAAAAAATGCTACATTTGGTGCTATTAAAGATAGAGTTTGAAAAAGAGTTAAAGGTTGGAATCGTAAACAACTATCAGTTGGAGGGAGACATGTCCTTATTAAGGCGGTGGGAAAAGCTGTCCCTATCTACACCCTATCATGCTTTAAACTTCCTGATTCCTTACTACAGAAAATTCACGGTATTTTAGCTCAATTTTGGTGGGGTCAGAAGGGAAAGGAATGAAAAATCAGCTGCATCAGCTGGGATATGATGATTAGGCCGAAAGTGGAAGGGGGCTTGGGATTTAAGAATTTGAAGGCACAAAATCTGGCACTTCTAGACAAACAATGTTGGAGAATAGCAACACAACCTAATTTGCTATTGGTTAGAATTTTTCAAAGGCAAGTACTTTTTCTATACAGATATTGAG includes:
- the LOC130933316 gene encoding uncharacterized protein LOC130933316, whose product is MTTPSPSPSQSGASNVDLFDAYFGRADLDRDGRISGVEAVSFFQGSGLPKPVLAQIWAFANQSQSGFLDRAEFYNALKLVTVAQSKRDLTPEIVKAALYGPASSKIPPPQINFTAPVAVAPHPPAPAPATQSSLPHQNVGPRGPVPILGGNHQNLPSQGSQLVRPPPPQNVSATASNLAPGTATQGIRGVPAVTSSPMPPRGSSPTSTQGVSGSNVALAAGQYPASGTKSSDQAAKDSKLVVTSGNGFASDAFFGGDVFSASTFQPRKDSPTQGSSPLSPATVPVSGGNQQPVRTSSTESLQTPLAAQHVRAQLPQVRPQNQHASVQTHNIVNPPGHPVRLQDSASQSPWPRMTPTDIQKYTKVFVAVDTDRDGKITGEQARNLFLSWKLPREVLKQVWDLSDQDNDSMLSQREFCVALYLMERHREGRALPGVLPSNILPDLSSPGQPAPQHSSVTWGNPSGFQQQQGMSGPGARQVNPTAARPPRSAPVPLPDEAPQKQQKPRVPVLEKHLINQLSSDEQNKINLKFQEASEADKKVEALEKEIAESREKIEFCRAKMQELVLYKSRCDNRLNEVIERISADKREVEILAKKYEDKYKQVGDVSSKLTTEEATFRDIQEKKFELYQAIAKMEQDGNADGSLQAHADRIQSELDELVKSLNERCKKYGLRAKATTLVELPFGWQPGIQEGAADWDEDWDKLEDKEFALVQELTLDVQNIIAPPKQKLPSSVKQKDSEINSPKVTGSPKSDNESEKAQTTDEQEVDNESVHKKSEDRSAKSAPNTPFATSFIGSPQRAFSDSDIGKTAAGEDRSLHDQDSIQETQSDHGGDKPLFSSEKIFDEPNWGTFDTNDDIDSVWGFNASSTTKQGRDVEGVGDDYFFGSGDLGFGTIKTGSEQGGDPFPKSGAFSFDDSVPNSPLFSSGSSPQRPKEWLESGFDSMSRFDSFRAQDSSTLPAQFDSGRSSMDFDHVRGFSAFDDSDAFGSGSGFGSEPFRTSSEKQNPRSSF